Within the Rosa rugosa chromosome 2, drRosRugo1.1, whole genome shotgun sequence genome, the region GCTGATCAATCTGGCGATTGCATTGTTCGCTCTGGTCGCAATCGAAAGTAGCAGTCAGAGCCTCGGCCGCACATACGCCGTCCTTCTCGTCTGCGCCATCTTCCTCGATATCTTCTGGTTCATTCTCTTTTGTCACGAAATATGGTCACTCATtaactcactcactctctctcattTTCCATTCCTCCCCCATCTCTCTATCTCTTCTTACTTTCCCTACTCTCTCTCTTTTGCAGGATTCTTACTCCCGGCGATTATACAGCTCTCTATATCTTTTCAGTCAAACTCACTCTCGTTATGCAAATCATGGGCTTTTTTATCAGGTTTTCCTCCTCATTCCTGTGGATTCAGATCTACAGGTTGGGCCTTTCCTACGTAGTAGACCCTGCACCAACTCCTAGAGATGCAGATTTTGATTTACGAAATAGTTTCTTGAGTCCAACTACTCCCACGCCTGCTGTACTTAGACAAACCTCCGATTCTAGTGATGCCTTAGGAGGCTCTATCTATGATCCAGCTTATTACTCATCACTCTTCGAAGAGAGCCAGGTTTGTTCTAGGTCTATGCATGCTTTTTTTCATTATAATTACATGTCTTTCATTTGTATTTGCTCTTCTCCTTTTCATGTTCAATATCAGTTTTTGTCATCAACTCTTTCTCTTTCCATAATCATTGCACATTTAAAACAAGCTTACCACTACCAATCTTGGGAATTATAAACTCCACAGattggagattttagagactctacttctttttcttcataaaAAACAAGAGTTAGATTCTACAATTGTCTTCAGAAAAGTTACAGTCTACTTCTGAAAATGTAACATAGAAAGCTAGTATGCCACTTAGAATTCCTAGGGTTGCCATGTGTGTACCTTTATCTATGAGAAAATTATTTCCATCTCAATGAGTTAGAAATCATTGGAAGGTCCTTCTATACTAACAAACATTATCATGGAGTAACCTTTTGAACTTGAAGGAGTTCTGATTGCGGCCCTTGTTTTGGGAGGTGATATATCCTGTTGTCACAGCTCTTTTTGTGCTTTCTTTTAGGGGGAACGTGTCACTTCTTGGTCTAGCTTTAATTTGCTTCTTTCATAAAAAATTGacaataaaaatagattaaggCACCATAGTGAAAAGGCTTTTCCATCTTCTCTATTATATGAGTGAGGATATGGCAGTGTGAGAAAGAGAAGATTGTCATCATTCATGCCAAGGAGGTCTCTATATTGTGTTGGCCTATGATAGTTTTCTGCTTTGGGATAAGAGGGATATAGAC harbors:
- the LOC133731668 gene encoding uncharacterized protein LOC133731668 isoform X1; translation: MMLCEALRDRIQAWLRDYDRLQYLAVILLYIQIACALLGSLGALYNGVLLINLAIALFALVAIESSSQSLGRTYAVLLVCAIFLDIFWFILFCHEIWILTPGDYTALYIFSVKLTLVMQIMGFFIRFSSSFLWIQIYRLGLSYVVDPAPTPRDADFDLRNSFLSPTTPTPAVLRQTSDSSDALGGSIYDPAYYSSLFEESQGKCFGGNGSTSAAEACKVKPSVVRSFQFIDEEKTASQHSV
- the LOC133731668 gene encoding uncharacterized protein LOC133731668 isoform X2, with amino-acid sequence MMLCEALRDRIQAWLRDYDRLQYLAVILLYIQIACALLGSLGALYNGVLLINLAIALFALVAIESSSQSLGRTYAVLLVCAIFLDIFWFILFCHEIWILTPGDYTALYIFSVKLTLVMQIMGFFIRFSSSFLWIQIYRLGLSYVVDPAPTPRDADFDLRNSFLSPTTPTPAVLRQTSDSSDALGGSIYDPAYYSSLFEESQGKCFGGNGSTSAAEACKVKPSVVRSFQFIDGSCQSGCF
- the LOC133731668 gene encoding uncharacterized protein LOC133731668 isoform X4, producing MMLCEALRDRIQAWLRDYDRLQYLAVILLYIQIACALLGSLGALYNGVLLINLAIALFALVAIESSSQSLGRTYAVLLVCAIFLDIFWFILFCHEIWILTPGDYTALYIFSVKLTLVMQIMGFFIRFSSSFLWIQIYRLGLSYVVDPAPTPRDADFDLRNSFLSPTTPTPAVLRQTSDSSDALGGSIYDPAYYSSLFEESQGKCFGGNGSTSAAEACKEEKTASQHSV
- the LOC133731668 gene encoding uncharacterized protein LOC133731668 isoform X3 — protein: MMLCEALRDRIQAWLRDYDRLQYLAVILLYIQIACALLGSLGALYNGVLLINLAIALFALVAIESSSQSLGRTYAVLLVCAIFLDIFWILTPGDYTALYIFSVKLTLVMQIMGFFIRFSSSFLWIQIYRLGLSYVVDPAPTPRDADFDLRNSFLSPTTPTPAVLRQTSDSSDALGGSIYDPAYYSSLFEESQGKCFGGNGSTSAAEACKVKPSVVRSFQFIDEEKTASQHSV